The Rhizobium etli 8C-3 genome has a segment encoding these proteins:
- a CDS encoding cation:proton antiporter yields MSFFESLLVLSLAAILLLQVSRRLSAPYPSLLAMAGAAAALVPGIPYVSLEPEIALALFIAPALMDAAFDFPVGTARRFWLPLLVFAVGGVVVTAFTVALAASWYAGLPLAAALVLGAIVAPPDAAAATAILSGVAIPRSTDAVLRGESLFNDAAALLIFGAALAVHSTGNLGVTVGLHFALAAPGGILLGILAAFVGKNLSGFVSGTLGGNLLQFVQTYLVWILAEHLGLSAVLAVVAMAMAMASSVATSARMRVQSYAVWSAVVFVLNIMAFLLMGMQIKGIIAAMPEGQLMRACTFAAFIVAIVVLVRFAVCIGYNRILARLARRRGRTQPATLKQAILAGWCGMRGLVTLATAFALPSDFPQRDTVVLTAFAVVLATLVIQGLTLSPLIRWLGLDGRAAAAEELRARRAQITRAGIHALEDQTGPEAELLRGKFLIEQQALFSVAGPSSLEPYRKLALGSIAAQRMELERLRSDNELNVDEYNLLLEEIDWKELAVLPLEERKIEEI; encoded by the coding sequence ATGAGTTTTTTTGAAAGCCTCCTCGTCTTGTCCCTCGCGGCGATCCTGCTTCTGCAGGTTTCGCGACGTCTGTCGGCTCCCTATCCTTCCCTGCTTGCAATGGCGGGCGCTGCAGCTGCGCTTGTGCCGGGAATCCCATATGTCTCACTTGAACCTGAGATCGCCCTTGCTTTGTTCATCGCGCCAGCACTGATGGACGCGGCATTCGACTTTCCCGTCGGAACTGCCCGCCGTTTCTGGTTGCCGTTACTGGTCTTTGCCGTCGGTGGCGTGGTTGTCACAGCATTCACCGTTGCGCTTGCAGCGTCATGGTATGCCGGCCTGCCGCTTGCGGCCGCACTCGTCCTTGGGGCGATTGTCGCACCACCCGACGCAGCAGCGGCGACTGCGATCCTTTCAGGGGTGGCGATACCTCGCAGCACAGATGCCGTCCTGCGAGGCGAAAGCCTTTTCAACGACGCGGCCGCCCTTCTCATCTTCGGCGCCGCGCTCGCGGTACACTCAACGGGGAACCTTGGTGTCACCGTCGGCCTGCATTTCGCCCTTGCGGCTCCCGGCGGCATCCTGCTCGGTATTTTGGCGGCTTTCGTCGGCAAGAATCTTTCCGGTTTCGTGTCCGGCACCTTGGGTGGAAATCTGCTTCAGTTCGTCCAGACGTACCTGGTTTGGATTCTTGCCGAACATCTGGGGCTGTCGGCGGTGCTTGCGGTCGTGGCTATGGCCATGGCAATGGCAAGCAGTGTCGCGACATCTGCGCGTATGAGGGTCCAGTCCTATGCGGTCTGGAGTGCCGTCGTCTTCGTCCTCAACATCATGGCATTCCTGTTAATGGGCATGCAGATCAAGGGCATCATCGCAGCCATGCCGGAGGGGCAGCTCATGAGGGCCTGCACATTCGCTGCGTTTATCGTCGCGATCGTCGTTCTCGTACGGTTTGCAGTCTGCATCGGCTACAATCGTATCCTGGCTCGCCTTGCACGGCGGCGCGGACGAACTCAACCAGCGACGCTCAAGCAGGCGATTCTCGCCGGCTGGTGCGGAATGCGAGGACTGGTCACGCTTGCGACAGCATTCGCGCTGCCAAGCGATTTTCCTCAGCGCGATACAGTCGTGCTGACTGCTTTCGCAGTGGTTCTTGCAACACTCGTCATTCAGGGACTGACGCTTTCACCCTTGATCCGATGGCTGGGTCTCGACGGTCGCGCAGCGGCAGCCGAGGAGCTGCGCGCCCGTCGCGCGCAGATTACAAGGGCCGGCATCCACGCGCTGGAGGATCAGACCGGCCCGGAGGCGGAGCTTCTGCGAGGCAAGTTTCTGATCGAGCAGCAAGCTCTCTTCAGTGTTGCAGGACCCTCCTCGCTCGAACCTTACCGCAAACTCGCGCTGGGCTCGATTGCCGCCCAACGCATGGAGCTTGAGCGTCTTCGTTCCGACAATGAACTCAACGTCGATGAATACAATCTGCTGCTTGAGGAGATCGACTGGAAAGAGCTGGCTGTTCTGCCGCTCGAAGAGCGGAAGATTGAGGAAATCTGA
- a CDS encoding transposase, producing MANENTTGPVAAVEATDTEAKAPAAKKQKPNQRPKTAAEPARAAAKASAAKSQVTKPRTYSEQEKTGKLKLIEKATTEGKSTLKDAIKSAGISEQTYYNWKRTATPAVQRNEKPVPASDELADLVQLEKENQKLRKLLADKLRSENTELRKRLGLD from the coding sequence ATGGCTAACGAGAACACCACAGGACCGGTTGCTGCAGTTGAGGCGACCGATACAGAGGCAAAAGCACCTGCCGCTAAGAAGCAGAAGCCAAACCAGCGTCCGAAGACGGCCGCCGAACCGGCGCGAGCCGCGGCCAAGGCAAGTGCCGCAAAGTCACAAGTCACCAAGCCCAGGACGTATAGCGAACAGGAAAAGACCGGTAAGCTCAAGCTGATCGAAAAGGCGACAACCGAAGGCAAGAGCACCCTCAAGGATGCGATCAAGAGCGCCGGCATATCGGAGCAAACCTACTATAACTGGAAACGGACCGCGACGCCCGCCGTTCAAAGGAACGAGAAGCCTGTTCCGGCCAGCGATGAGCTAGCAGATCTTGTTCAGCTCGAGAAGGAGAACCAGAAGCTTCGCAAGCTTTTGGCCGATAAGTTGCGCTCCGAAAATACCGAGCTGCGCAAGAGGCTTGGTCTGGATTGA
- a CDS encoding TetR/AcrR family transcriptional regulator translates to MPGPLKKRRSNDPEGVRKRIVDTAFNAFTTRGYGVTTVQDLKAAARVTGGAFSHHFPTKKELGLAVLNGNVTDAVEETWIKPISQAKTASDGVEAIFTKIIRELDQQGFVSGCPLGNLMSEPAAQDGAMRQAAIAILAQWRGKLAQKIRADQLAGHYAHLDAEAAAIFVIASYWGAMGIAKASQSSSAVKDCGQELLRYLDFCPSQTS, encoded by the coding sequence ATGCCTGGACCTCTGAAGAAACGAAGATCGAATGATCCGGAAGGTGTAAGAAAGCGAATCGTCGACACCGCTTTCAACGCCTTCACCACCCGCGGCTACGGCGTTACGACCGTACAGGATCTCAAGGCGGCGGCGCGCGTAACAGGCGGAGCGTTCTCACATCACTTCCCGACCAAGAAGGAGCTGGGTCTTGCGGTTCTGAACGGCAATGTCACCGACGCGGTCGAGGAAACTTGGATCAAGCCGATATCACAGGCTAAGACGGCATCCGACGGCGTAGAAGCCATATTCACCAAGATCATCCGAGAACTGGATCAACAGGGCTTCGTGTCTGGATGTCCGCTCGGCAACTTGATGAGCGAACCGGCCGCACAAGATGGCGCCATGCGGCAGGCCGCCATCGCAATTCTCGCGCAATGGAGGGGCAAACTTGCGCAAAAAATTCGCGCGGACCAACTCGCCGGACACTACGCTCACCTTGATGCCGAGGCCGCAGCAATCTTCGTAATTGCATCATACTGGGGGGCAATGGGGATCGCGAAGGCAAGCCAGAGCAGTTCTGCTGTCAAAGACTGCGGCCAGGAACTGCTGAGATACCTTGATTTTTGTCCGAGCCAGACATCATGA
- a CDS encoding NIPSNAP family protein, giving the protein MRHASSVDNVFELRQYRLHPGARETLITVFDREFLETQEEADIRVVAQFRDLDDTDSFVWLRSFADMEARREALGRFYNGPTWARHRDAANGTMVNSDNVLLLRPASFDPTFQLPATERPRSGSTLESSALFLCSIYYAAPGKEEAFSAFFENELRLPLLESGATIPATFLSEHSANTFPRLPIREGESVFVALYRFATPQAYATHLGALAASRKWTETIQPQIMQRTWRETEVLRLSPTSRSLMR; this is encoded by the coding sequence ATGCGCCACGCCTCGTCGGTCGACAATGTCTTCGAGCTCCGCCAGTACCGTCTCCACCCGGGCGCTCGAGAGACTTTGATTACCGTTTTCGACCGCGAGTTCCTGGAGACACAGGAGGAGGCTGACATACGCGTCGTGGCTCAGTTCCGCGATCTCGATGATACCGACAGCTTCGTCTGGCTGCGCAGCTTTGCGGATATGGAGGCGCGACGAGAGGCGCTCGGCCGCTTTTACAATGGCCCCACCTGGGCTCGCCATCGTGACGCAGCCAACGGCACAATGGTCAATTCCGACAATGTTCTGCTGCTGCGCCCCGCCAGCTTCGATCCGACTTTTCAGCTGCCCGCCACAGAGCGGCCGCGCTCCGGCAGCACTTTGGAGTCGTCTGCACTGTTTCTTTGCTCGATCTATTACGCTGCGCCGGGCAAAGAGGAGGCCTTTTCAGCCTTCTTCGAAAATGAGCTCCGCTTACCACTTCTCGAAAGCGGCGCGACTATCCCTGCAACCTTCCTGAGCGAACACAGCGCCAATACGTTCCCAAGACTGCCGATCCGAGAAGGAGAATCGGTCTTTGTCGCTCTTTACCGTTTCGCGACGCCGCAAGCCTATGCCACTCACCTCGGCGCACTTGCAGCGTCGCGGAAGTGGACCGAGACAATCCAACCGCAAATCATGCAACGCACCTGGCGCGAGACCGAGGTGCTGAGGCTCTCACCGACGTCACGATCGTTGATGCGTTAG
- a CDS encoding flavin monoamine oxidase family protein: MNGNEVDVAIIGAGAAGIAAGRHIMATRPDLCFVVLEASARIGGRARTEHFGAGLGALDVGCGWLHGARTNAWTAIAQDLGLTIDETRAPWDEGGRRLDTNAEARSAIGALEAFFERINSHEGEDKALSSMLQAGGKWNEYVHAVGAFITGAGLDRSSVVDLQRYEPGPGPDWRVREGYGTVVSAYAGPLAIELQTAVERIDHRAADHVVISTSKGQFRVKAVIVTVSTNVLASERIAFIPPLPEKIDAASRLPLGLANKLFMKVESPHALPLDSHLLGSYRERRTGAYQIRPLGNPVVEGYYAGDLAYDLELGGPNEAFQFALGELKRALGSDIGRQLSLISFSAWSSDPHIGGSYSYASPGASNLRRTLAAPLDNRIFFAGEACSAKRYSTAHGAFDTGVTAAQELMKTIA, encoded by the coding sequence GTGAACGGCAACGAAGTGGATGTGGCGATCATTGGCGCGGGCGCAGCCGGTATAGCGGCGGGCCGGCACATCATGGCGACGCGACCGGACCTTTGCTTCGTCGTCCTTGAGGCATCCGCACGTATAGGAGGGCGGGCGAGGACGGAGCATTTCGGCGCGGGACTGGGCGCCCTTGACGTCGGATGCGGCTGGCTGCATGGGGCAAGAACGAATGCCTGGACTGCGATCGCCCAAGACCTTGGACTTACGATCGACGAAACCCGCGCTCCATGGGACGAGGGAGGACGCCGCCTCGACACAAACGCTGAGGCCCGCTCCGCAATCGGTGCTCTCGAAGCATTCTTTGAGAGGATCAATTCCCATGAGGGCGAGGATAAGGCGCTTTCGAGCATGCTGCAGGCTGGCGGCAAGTGGAACGAGTATGTCCATGCGGTCGGTGCGTTCATCACGGGAGCCGGACTTGATAGATCGTCGGTTGTCGACCTCCAGCGGTATGAACCCGGTCCCGGACCCGACTGGCGAGTACGTGAAGGCTACGGAACGGTTGTCTCCGCCTATGCCGGACCTCTTGCGATCGAGCTGCAAACCGCCGTGGAACGCATCGACCATCGCGCCGCCGATCATGTCGTCATTTCGACATCGAAGGGCCAATTCCGTGTCAAGGCAGTCATCGTCACCGTCTCTACGAATGTGCTTGCGAGCGAGCGTATCGCGTTTATTCCCCCGCTTCCCGAAAAAATCGATGCAGCTTCCCGCCTTCCCCTCGGCCTTGCGAACAAACTGTTCATGAAGGTGGAAAGCCCACACGCCCTGCCGCTGGACAGTCATCTCTTGGGCTCCTATCGCGAACGTCGCACAGGTGCCTACCAAATCAGGCCCCTCGGAAATCCCGTTGTGGAGGGATATTATGCAGGGGATCTGGCATATGACTTGGAACTTGGGGGGCCAAATGAAGCGTTCCAGTTCGCACTCGGGGAACTGAAACGCGCTTTGGGCTCCGACATCGGACGGCAGCTCTCATTGATCTCCTTTTCGGCATGGAGCTCCGATCCTCACATCGGGGGCTCCTATTCATACGCCAGCCCTGGCGCTTCTAACCTTCGAAGAACGCTTGCCGCTCCGCTTGACAATCGCATCTTCTTTGCAGGTGAAGCCTGTTCGGCCAAACGCTATTCGACTGCACACGGCGCATTTGATACTGGAGTGACAGCGGCGCAGGAGCTTATGAAGACCATCGCCTGA